The DNA region ggaccaggttgcccagagaggttgtggagtcgtcttctctggagatattcaaaacccacctggatgccatcctgtacaacgtgctctaagtgaccctgcttgagcaggggcgttggacttagaggatctccagaggtcccttccaacctcagccattctgtaattctgtcatcAGGATCCCTGGCCCTGTTTTGCTTTGGCTATGTAAAAGCCTCCAGGGCACAGCTTGAGAATGGCCCAAATGTCTCAGATGTGGGAGAAACCATTTTGTATGATCTGCCTGGGCAACATGGGAACTGAGCTCACAACACCCAGACCCTAAGGTATGGGGTGTCTGGAAACCCCAAGCTGCCCCTTAGATGCGACTCAGCAGTGCTTCGCCAGCTCCTGCTTTCTGAAGGCGTCTGCTCCCTCAGGGATGTTCCTGCACATGCTCCACTCCCCATCTCCCTGCTCTGTATGGGACACCAGGCAGGCTCTGGATCTCTTTGCACTCTTCGTACAGGAATGTGGCCATGGAGGCAGGATACGCAAGTTGTgctgcacagccctgagcagtgcAGAGCTTTCTGAGCTGGCTCCTGCAAGAGCACCTGCTCCGTGGCAGGACAGAGGCACCCTGGCAGCCAGGCCCAGCAAGGACACGCTCACAGCAGTGTGCTGTGCAGCGCATGTTTACCAGTGCatgtctgtgctgctgcagggacGTCTGCCTGGTGCACCATTGCTGGCCATAACATGGTACAGGCAAGACCCTACAGCCAAGGGCAAAGGTGGGGAGCACCACAGCTGCTTTCTGTTCCTTTGTATGCTTGGTGTACGGGCAGGGTCTGGCCATGAGAGCCTCAGGCGCAGCTGGAGTCAAGACAAGAGGTAATCTTACAAGCCCTGCCAAAACACTTGTCAAGCCCACCATCAGACCATGCCTCCCGGGTTAAAGTGAGTGCCAAGCCCAGGCATGGAGGATGGAGCCTGTTTCCCTGGGGCTGGCACTAAGTGGCTGACCTGTGATTTATGGTGCTGCTTCAGTTCCCATGGCGCCCGctgatccctgcagagctgcactaTAAATCCTTTCCTGGTGGGGCGCTGCCAATTGCTTTCTCCAAGAAggctgctctgcttgctccctgtGCCGTGCGGACACCTCTTCCTGCGGATGGATGCAGAGCACAGGTAAACTGCGTAATCGTGCCTGATTTCTAGCTGCATTTCAACTTCTGACCGTCATGGTGCGGTCATTTGAAGCGGTGTCTTCAGTAGGATCAGGTATTTCTCTGCAGTGTTTCATGAAAGTTAGGCATAGCTTCCACAGTCACTTGCCTTGCCTTTGGCACCCCAGACGTAACCACAGAGAGGCAGGGGAAGGCACTTAAGTGCCTTCTTGAAGCTAAAAGTCATTCCCTGATGAAAAAGGAGTTggggcagaagagcagaggatcaGCATTGAGGACAATGAGACATACCCTAAAATTGCACCCTGGGGCTTGCGGACAACAGCTCTTGCCTGCAGAGACAGGGCAACAGAGGCAGGGTGCTGTGTTATGCGTTCTTTAGGTTGGCCACAGCTACGAGAACACACGATTGGATGACAGACAAAGTTTGGTGTCAACAAGTGCAAGGTGTGAGCTGTGGAAAGAAATCTTTGTGTCTATTTGTATGCAGCACTAAGGGACTCTGGTGAGTCTAGCAGGCAACGGTGTGCCAAGAAGCATAGGTGGGAAAGCAACTAGAGGAAAACTTGCATGAGAAAAAAGTGGATTTTGAGCAGCAAGAGAAATTGCATGAGTGAGGGAAAGAGTACGTGCTGTCTCAGCAAGGGAACATTGCTGGCGCTCGAAAGGGTGAGggcagcccaggcagcagcaaagtCAAGTGGGAAATGTCATGCTTTCCAGAGCTCTGAATGAGGAGGTCTGGAAATGCCTGTCCTCAGAGTAGTGGGGGCAAAAATGCATTCTGGTTCTGATTTGGAGCTCAGCTAGTGGCTGAAGGAGGCTGGGTGCTAGCAGAAGACTCTCTGCAAGCTGTGAGAGCCAGGAGTGAGTCTCAGCTCACACAGATTTCCATGTGCATCCTGGGCTCATCCTAAGCGCAGGCtggaatgacaccaagggcacCGTCTTCCCTCCCCACCTCGGCCCCACACCCAGCCTTCAGATGAAGCCTCTGGTCAATGGAGAATACCCCACTCTCTTCAGAAGTCACCCCACTACTTTTTTTAACACAATTTCTCTCATTTATCCTCACCCGAAGGATGAGGCTTTGTTACAGCTGTGGCTGCTTACTCAGCCATCACTTGCTGCCTGTGTAATATGCACAGACTGCAGAGGAGTCACCACTTGACCTATTCCCAGGtaaaatacttagttatttttCAACACAAACTGTTTTCCAGCCCCCAAATTCTTTTGACCCCCCTCTCTAAGCGTTCTCCAGCTTCCTGCCAATTTCTAGGAAGTACAACCACTTGCATCTTACAGTGGTGAATTTCCCAGTTTCTCAGGGCCAAAGCAGTGTGTTTGCTGTtgccccccccacgccccccatCTGCACAATCTTTTGTCCTCCCTGTTTACCCTTCCACCAAAGTTTGTGCCATCTGTGGATTTTGTCAACACTGATTTTATAATTTTCTTCCACAATGCTAACGGAAACCTTAGAAAGGATCAGAGTAAATCTGTCCCCCGGCAGAGAAAGCTGGAATCTTCTCCTCCCACACCTTTTCTCCTAACTAACCAGTCTGTTGTTTTCCCTGCAGGTTGGCAAGCAGTGACACAGGATAAGGAAAGGCCTCTCCAGCAATGGCCACTAATGGCAGCTCCAAGCCTTTGATGTTCCTACTGACTGGTTTCCCTGGCCTGGAAAATAGTCACCCTTGGATTGCCATTTCTATAAGCCTGATGTATCTCGTTGCTATTTGTGGTAACTGCACTATCTTGGCCATCATCCAGGCAGAGGCGAGCCTGCACAAGCCCATGTACCTGTTCTTGGCTATGCTGGCTGTGACAGACCTGTGTCTGGTTGCCACCACCCTGCCAACCATGCTCCGCCTCTTCTGGTTCAACTCCCGAGCGGTCAGCTTTGATGCCTGTGCCACTCAGATGTTCTTCATCCACTCCCTGTCCTTCATGGAGTCTGGCACCCTGGTGGCAATGGCTttcgaccgctttgttgccatctccaaCCCCCTCAGATACTCCCTGATCCTGACTAATTCCAGGATAGCCAAGACAGGGTTGGCGATGGTTTTCAGGGGTGCCTTCTTTACACTCCCAACCCCAATCCTCCTCCGGCTGCTGCGGTACTGCAGAGTCAACA from Apteryx mantelli isolate bAptMan1 chromosome 1, bAptMan1.hap1, whole genome shotgun sequence includes:
- the LOC106490790 gene encoding olfactory receptor 51G1-like, yielding MATNGSSKPLMFLLTGFPGLENSHPWIAISISLMYLVAICGNCTILAIIQAEASLHKPMYLFLAMLAVTDLCLVATTLPTMLRLFWFNSRAVSFDACATQMFFIHSLSFMESGTLVAMAFDRFVAISNPLRYSLILTNSRIAKTGLAMVFRGAFFTLPTPILLRLLRYCRVNTLSHSFCVHQDMMKLACSDRRVNIIYGLFAVLATCGIDSLLILLSYVIIVKTVFNIASGEERLRALDTCVSHLCAVLIFYIPLIGLTIVHRFGEHASPLVHILMGFIYVLIPPMLNPIVYSIKITQIRQRILKRLQSSPALCAR